In a single window of the Homalodisca vitripennis isolate AUS2020 unplaced genomic scaffold, UT_GWSS_2.1 ScUCBcl_315;HRSCAF=2044, whole genome shotgun sequence genome:
- the LOC124370606 gene encoding zinc finger BED domain-containing protein 4-like yields the protein MVSRFVELQDAVKTTIALINKNLPVLSEEEWGLCKELSTILRPFEEVTSQISGERYVTGSQVIPLTRGLMSVCKKMQKEPFKPVIQNIINELLHGLEKRMENVEHSKTIALATLLDPRFKLAVFKDETAKQLIKKTCTELLAAIWTETHGKPCTADDEEIGNTQNKDGNVDSAKFSVWEDVDNIIAKEKPTGTKTSAAIVELNRYLDDSYLGRKKDPMGWWKENQHVYPIMSKLVKLKFNVMATSVPCERLFSKAGNFLTERRSRLSSKRAEQLLFLNGNLNLLQ from the exons ATGGTTTCCAGATTTGTAGAGCTGCAGGACGCGGTAAAAACTACTatcgctttaataaataaaaatttacctgttttgtCAGAGGAAGAGTGGGGATTATGCAAAGAGCTAAGCACAATCTTACGTCCTTTTGAGGAGGTCACTTCACAGATTAGTGGGGAACGCTACGTGACAGGTAGCCAAGTGATACCCCTAACAAGAGGCCTGATGTCCGtgtgtaaaaaaatgcaaaaggagccattcaaaccagttattcaaaatattattaatgaactgCTGCATGGTCTCGAGAAACGCATGGAAAATGTTGAACACAGCAAAACAATAGCACTTGCTACTCTTTTAGATCCCAGATTCAAACTTGCTGTCTTCAAAGACGAAACTGCAAAGCAATTGATCAAAAAAACATGTACAGAACTTTTAGCTGCAATCTGGACAGAGACACATGGCAAACCTTGCACAGCAGATGATGAAGAAATTGGTAACACTCAAAACAAAGATGGCAACGTAGATTCCGCAAAATTTTCCGTCTGGGAGGACGTTGACAACATAATTGCCAAGGAGAAACCTACAG GTACGAAGACCTCCGCTGCAATTGTCGAGTTGAACCGGTACTTAGATGACAGCTATCTAGGACGGAAAAAAGATCCTATGGGCTGGTGGAAAGAGAATCAACATGTATACCCTATTATGAGCAAAttggtgaaattaaaatttaacgtcATGGCTACATCCGTCCCATGTGAACGACTTTTTTCTAAAGCAGGAAATTTTTTGACAGAACGCCGATCAAGACTGAGTTCAAAACGAGCAGAGCAGTTGCTGTTTTTGAATGGAAATCTAAATCTTCTACAGTAA